From a region of the Aeoliella mucimassa genome:
- a CDS encoding gamma-glutamylcyclotransferase family protein gives MEAPTAYVFGYGSLIQANSRLRNLKSTQPPVPVRVHGFRRGWITRGRDIGFSCTYLGIVPDRSATTNGVLLAYEPEEIPALDQRESEYRRVPVELGQIELLGDTTAIDLATAEVITYQTLEPREATEKFPLVQSYIDICLQGCLEVDRLLDTADAFASEFLASTDSWSHHWVNDRVFPRSPFRQVPEAHQIDKLLQHRSPAEFASIRIE, from the coding sequence ATGGAAGCTCCCACCGCGTACGTGTTTGGCTATGGTTCGCTGATTCAGGCGAACTCGCGTTTGAGAAACCTGAAGAGCACGCAGCCTCCCGTGCCGGTGCGGGTGCATGGATTTCGCCGAGGGTGGATTACCCGGGGCCGCGACATCGGCTTCTCCTGCACCTACCTCGGCATCGTGCCCGATCGGTCGGCCACGACCAACGGGGTGCTGCTGGCCTACGAGCCGGAGGAGATTCCCGCGCTCGATCAGCGGGAATCGGAGTATCGCCGGGTGCCGGTGGAACTGGGGCAGATCGAACTGCTAGGCGACACCACCGCGATCGACCTGGCAACCGCCGAGGTGATTACCTACCAAACGCTCGAACCCCGCGAAGCGACCGAGAAGTTCCCGCTGGTGCAGTCGTATATCGACATCTGCCTGCAGGGGTGTCTGGAGGTCGACCGCCTGCTCGACACGGCCGACGCGTTCGCCAGCGAGTTTCTGGCATCGACCGATAGTTGGAGCCACCACTGGGTGAACGACCGGGTGTTTCCCCGCTCGCCCTTTCGCCAGGTGCCCGAAGCCCACCAAATCGACAAGCTGCTGCAGCACCGCTCGCCTGCCGAGTTTGCCAGCATTCGCATCGAATAA
- a CDS encoding bifunctional SulP family inorganic anion transporter/carbonic anhydrase, whose product MPSTATTYSHPLYSISDPKTLPADLSSGLVVFLVALPLCLGIALASDAPPFAGLLAGTLGGLVVGGLSGSHTSVSGPAAGLTTIVAASIASLGSYQAFLMAVVIAGVLQVGLGVLKAGALSAFFPSSVIKGLLAAIGVILILKQIPHLLGRDSDPEGDMGYVQPDEHNTFSEIYTMIVEGDLHLGATVIGLASIALLVAWPKIKGIRSLPIPPQLIVVLAGVGLQRWFARLGDTWAISKDHLVSKIPVAESASDFFGYLTLPDLGALADPAVYTAGATIAIVASLETLLNLEAVDKIDPDRRHSPPSRELWAQGAGNIVSGLIGGLPITSVIVRGSVNANNGCKTKRSTLFHGLLLLVCVAFLPTYLNMIPLSALAAILLVTGIKLASPKLFGDMWSEGRYQFVPFIVTLVAIVFSDLLIGILIGLGISVLFILNSNVRRPIKRIVETHVDGEVLHIELANQVSFLNKAALNKLFEEVAPGSDLLIDARGTDYIDPDVLSLIREFKDQIAPAHNVRVSLRGFRTKYQLEDHIQYADFSTRDLLDRITPQQAIDLLLEGNRRFLRGEQISRDYTRQIDGTSREQSPLAVVLGCIDSRVPAEIIFDLGIGDILCVRVAGNVIGTKSLGSIEYGVAVAQVKLVVVLGHTRCGAVKSSLELLVENHDAHEATGCEHLGAVVTEVQQSVNEGEVGLYREGTDESRHYLADEIAARNVMRTVHEIIDRSRVIREAVAEDRVQVVGLLYDIVTGEVRPLNEQGQVKIAHHP is encoded by the coding sequence ATGCCCAGTACCGCGACCACCTACAGCCATCCGCTCTACTCCATCTCCGACCCGAAGACACTTCCGGCCGACTTATCGAGTGGTTTGGTCGTGTTTCTCGTCGCGTTGCCGCTTTGTTTGGGCATTGCGCTAGCTTCCGATGCGCCGCCGTTTGCGGGATTGCTGGCCGGCACTCTGGGGGGGCTGGTCGTGGGGGGGCTCAGCGGATCGCACACCAGTGTCAGCGGTCCCGCGGCGGGACTCACCACCATTGTCGCCGCTAGCATTGCGTCGCTCGGCTCGTACCAGGCGTTCTTGATGGCCGTGGTGATTGCCGGGGTGCTGCAAGTGGGCCTCGGGGTGCTGAAAGCGGGTGCCCTCTCGGCGTTCTTTCCCTCCAGCGTGATCAAAGGACTGTTGGCCGCGATCGGAGTGATTCTGATCCTCAAGCAAATCCCTCACTTGCTCGGCCGCGACTCCGATCCCGAAGGCGATATGGGATACGTGCAGCCGGATGAACACAATACCTTCAGCGAAATCTACACGATGATCGTCGAAGGCGACTTGCACCTCGGCGCTACCGTGATCGGGTTGGCCTCCATCGCATTGCTCGTGGCGTGGCCAAAAATCAAAGGCATTCGCAGTTTGCCCATTCCTCCACAACTCATCGTAGTGCTGGCCGGCGTCGGCCTGCAGCGCTGGTTTGCCCGACTGGGCGATACCTGGGCGATCTCCAAAGATCATCTGGTGAGCAAGATACCGGTCGCCGAATCGGCCAGCGACTTCTTTGGTTACCTCACGCTTCCCGACCTGGGAGCGCTGGCCGATCCCGCGGTCTACACCGCCGGGGCGACCATTGCCATCGTTGCATCGCTCGAAACGTTGCTCAACTTGGAAGCGGTCGACAAAATCGACCCCGACCGGCGGCACTCCCCGCCGAGTCGCGAGCTGTGGGCTCAAGGGGCCGGCAATATCGTTTCGGGTCTCATCGGCGGGCTCCCCATCACGTCGGTCATCGTTCGTGGTTCGGTGAACGCGAACAACGGCTGCAAAACCAAACGTTCCACCCTGTTTCATGGGTTGCTGCTGTTGGTCTGCGTCGCTTTCTTACCGACCTACCTGAATATGATTCCCCTCTCGGCGCTGGCAGCCATCCTGCTGGTCACAGGTATCAAGCTGGCCAGTCCCAAGCTGTTCGGCGACATGTGGAGCGAAGGCCGCTACCAGTTCGTGCCGTTCATTGTCACGCTCGTCGCCATCGTGTTTAGCGACCTGCTGATTGGCATTCTCATCGGGCTCGGCATTTCGGTGCTCTTTATTCTCAACAGCAACGTTCGGCGGCCGATCAAGCGGATCGTCGAGACCCATGTCGATGGCGAGGTACTGCACATCGAACTTGCCAACCAGGTGAGCTTCCTCAACAAGGCGGCCCTCAATAAGCTGTTCGAGGAAGTTGCCCCTGGTAGCGACTTGTTGATCGACGCCCGCGGAACCGACTACATCGACCCCGACGTGCTTAGCCTGATCCGCGAGTTCAAAGATCAGATCGCCCCAGCGCACAACGTGCGAGTGAGCCTGCGCGGCTTCCGCACCAAGTACCAACTCGAAGACCACATTCAGTACGCCGACTTCTCGACACGCGACTTGCTCGATCGCATTACTCCCCAGCAGGCGATCGACCTATTGCTCGAGGGCAATCGACGCTTCCTGCGGGGCGAGCAGATCTCGCGCGACTACACGCGGCAGATCGATGGCACCTCGCGCGAACAAAGCCCGTTGGCCGTGGTGCTGGGGTGCATCGACTCGCGAGTGCCGGCCGAGATTATCTTCGACCTCGGCATCGGCGACATCCTTTGTGTCCGTGTCGCTGGCAACGTGATCGGCACGAAGAGCCTCGGTAGCATCGAGTACGGCGTGGCCGTCGCCCAGGTGAAGCTGGTCGTCGTGCTTGGGCACACTCGCTGCGGAGCGGTGAAGTCGTCGCTCGAGTTGTTGGTCGAAAATCACGACGCCCACGAGGCAACCGGCTGCGAGCATCTAGGGGCCGTGGTGACCGAGGTGCAGCAAAGCGTGAACGAAGGCGAAGTCGGCCTGTATCGCGAAGGGACCGACGAGAGCCGCCATTACCTGGCCGACGAAATCGCTGCCAGAAACGTGATGCGTACCGTGCACGAGATCATCGACCGTAGCCGGGTGATTCGCGAAGCGGTCGCCGAAGATCGGGTGCAGGTGGTTGGGCTGCTGTACGATATCGTCACCGGCGAGGTCCGCCCGCTCAACGAGCAAGGCCAGGTGAAAATCGCCCACCATCCGTAA